A stretch of DNA from Spirochaetaceae bacterium:
ACTATAATACTAACTAAAATTAAAGTAAAAGCGATATGGTACCGCTTTAAGGCTTTGTCTCTAAGGGCTAACACAAAAGGCAGCCAAAACAGACCACCATTAGGCCCAAAAGCAAAAACCCAGCCGATAGCAATGGCGGTAACCAACCATAACTTATTAAAATAAAGGCTAGCTATAAAAACCGGCACTAACACCATTTGCCAATCGGCGCCTAAATAAATAATACAAGCTGTAAAAAAAGTTATTATCAGCAATAAAATTAAGTAAATGGCTAATTTATAGTTCATAACCATATTTTACTACAAATAGTTAAATATTGAAAGTAAAAAAGGATAATTTTTTATTAATTTCTTGGTAAATTAGGAGTTTGCAGCATCCAGCCATCACCTTTACCCGCATTAAAGCGCGGTTCGCGGCTTAACTCTTCGGCGCCTAATACCCCGGCAGTTAATAAAGCCAGCACTAAAACAGCTATTAATTTTTTCATAAACAATCCTTCCTTATTTGTTTTTAATTTTTTTATTGTAACACAGTTGTTTTATTAAAGCAAGTGATATTGGGTACAATTTTAAAAATTAGGTGCTTTTTAAGGCCGATATTAGGTTTTTAACAATTTTCTTAATAATTTAACCATAATCTTAAGTATTAAACGGTTTTTATGATTAATTAATTTTTTATTTTTAACGAAAAATGAAGTAAGGTATTTTTAATTTTAAAGAGAAGGAGAAATTTTTTTTATGGAAGAGAAAAAAAGATTTAATTACAAGGTGGTAGCTCAGCCCGTTAAAATAGAGCAGCCGCAATTAGACATTAAAACTAAAATTGTAGCCGAAAACGAGGATATGGTTACCGTACAGTTTACCATTAACATTATTTACCACGATAATGCCGACGATTACATCTTAGATTACCACATCTACGACCTTAACTACGATGTACAATCTTTTAAGGCTACCGGTTTAAGCCGTCAAACCAGTTTTGATTTAACCTTTAAAGAAGGCGAACACGGCCTAGCTTTTAAAGCCATTTTTACCAACGGCATAGAGGTAGTTAAGGCCTTTAATTTAATTATTGCTCCTAATATAGGTGAGTAATAAGTCCTACACCTAGCTGCTCGTTAAAATAATAAAAATAAAGCCGTTCGTTAAAAAAGAGCGGCTGGCTACGGTAGCTGGTATAAGGGATAACGCTCAGCAAAATATCATCGCTATAATACAGCACAAATAAGTTGCTGGCGCTAACATCATCGTTCGGGCTAGCGGTAAAGGGTAAATTGTTAATATTATAATTGGCATTAAAACTAAAATCGGCCGTTAAAGTGCGGCCGCCGCTTAACCGTGCTACCAGCCGGTAATCGCCGCGCGGCAAGCTGGGTAAAGCATAAACCAGCCTGCCTGCCGCAAAACGGTTATCGCCCACAAAAATTAAGGGCCAATAAATAGTTTTGTGGTATAAGCGAACACTTTCTATCATATTAATAACATCGCGGCCGCTAAAAACGGCTTCTACGCTAATAAACTCGCTAATCCCATTTTCATCTTTAAGCACATTAACCTGAAACGAACTGGAGTTAAAACTAACATTTACCGGCTGGCTACAGCCATAAACTATTAGCCAACCTAAAAGCAGCAGTTTAGTAAGCACATTCATCTTCATTTAGGTTATAATAATCGGTATGCAAGCACTTTGTCTACACAATGCCACCATCTTTACCGGTATTACCACCATCGAGGAAGGCTCGCTTATCATTAAAGACGGCCTTATCGACGATGTGGTAAGCAGCGAACGTTTAAAAAGAAAAAAATTACCCAAAAATTGCCGGTTAATCGATTTAAATGGTCATTACATAGCGCCCGGTTTTATCGACACTCACATTCATGGCCTAGCTGGGTACGACACCGCCGGCGGCACGGTGGACGATTTTTTAGGCATAGCCCAACATTTAGTTAAATTTGGGGTAACCAGTTTTTGTCCCACGCTTTACCCGCAGCCCAAAGAGGCTATGCTTAAAGCCATCGACAGCGGCCAGCGAGCCATAGGCCGCGAGAGCGGCGGCGCACGTATTAACGGCTTAAACCTCGAAGGCCCGTTTATCAGTCCTCAGCGGTTAGGAGCGCAGCGGCCCGAAGCCATTTTAGAGGTAGATTTAGCTTTTATGCGCCAAATGTATAAAGCCGGCAAAGGCGCCATCAAAATAATGACTGTAGCCCCCGAGCTTAAAAATATGCGCGAACTGGCTTTATACTGCCTGCGTAAAGGCATTATTTTAGCCGCCGGCCACAGCGATGCTAGCTACGATAATATGCTAGAGGGCGTACAAGCCGGTATTTTTCATTGCACCCACCTTTTTAACGCTATGCGCAAATTACACCACCGCGACCCCGGCCTTGTCGGGGCTATCCTTATTCACGAAGACCTTAGCTGCGAAATTATCGCCGATGGTTTGCATGTACACCCCGCCCTTATAAAAATGTTGCTGCGTGATAAAGATTATAAAAAAGTTTTACTTATTACCGATGCTTTAGCTCCTACCGGCCTTGAAGCTAACCAAAAGCCTTTATTTGCCAATGGCGAAGAGGTTTACTTAGGCCCAGAGGGCCTATGGAGGCAAGTAAAAGACGATGTAATAGCCGGCAGTAATTTAACTATGGATAAAGCCGTCCGCAATATGGTGAGCTGGGGCTACCCTAAAGAGCAAGTACTGCGTATGGCCAGTACCGGCGCCGCTCATTTGTTAAAGCTAAATAACCAAATTGGTTATTTACTGCCCTCGCACCGGGCCGATATTGTAGTGCTAAATAAACAATTACAGGTTAAGCAAAATTATGTCGATGGTAAATTAGTATATAGTAATTAAAAGGAGAGTTTTATGGAAGAAGCAAATAAAGAAAATTTAACACCTGCTATTAAGGTAACCGCTATACCAGAACCGGAACTTAACGTACAAATGGATATTTTGCAAGAATTATCCGACGGCATAACCATTAAATTTACGGTAACTTTATCTTACGAAGAAATGGCCAAAGAGGTATTTATTTTAGATTGTTACAGGTTTACTTTAGATGGTTTTACTATAGCCAATC
This window harbors:
- the nagA gene encoding N-acetylglucosamine-6-phosphate deacetylase → MQALCLHNATIFTGITTIEEGSLIIKDGLIDDVVSSERLKRKKLPKNCRLIDLNGHYIAPGFIDTHIHGLAGYDTAGGTVDDFLGIAQHLVKFGVTSFCPTLYPQPKEAMLKAIDSGQRAIGRESGGARINGLNLEGPFISPQRLGAQRPEAILEVDLAFMRQMYKAGKGAIKIMTVAPELKNMRELALYCLRKGIILAAGHSDASYDNMLEGVQAGIFHCTHLFNAMRKLHHRDPGLVGAILIHEDLSCEIIADGLHVHPALIKMLLRDKDYKKVLLITDALAPTGLEANQKPLFANGEEVYLGPEGLWRQVKDDVIAGSNLTMDKAVRNMVSWGYPKEQVLRMASTGAAHLLKLNNQIGYLLPSHRADIVVLNKQLQVKQNYVDGKLVYSN